One window of Rasiella rasia genomic DNA carries:
- the def gene encoding peptide deformylase, translating to MILPIVAYGDPVLRKKATAINQDYPKLDALIDNMFETMYGARGIGLAAPQVGVAIRLFLVDATPFEDDEDLSEEEQALCADFKKVFINANILEEEGDEWAFNEGCLSIPNINEDVFRQPTITIEYYDENFVKHTDTFDGIVARIIQHEYDHIEGILFTDKLSVLKKRLLKTKLANISKGKIDVSYRMKFPNAKKKR from the coding sequence GTTTTAAGAAAAAAAGCAACTGCAATTAATCAGGACTATCCAAAGTTGGATGCCTTAATAGATAATATGTTTGAGACCATGTATGGGGCTCGCGGTATTGGCTTGGCTGCACCACAAGTAGGTGTTGCTATTCGACTTTTTCTAGTAGATGCAACTCCCTTTGAAGATGATGAAGACCTTTCTGAAGAAGAACAAGCATTGTGTGCCGATTTTAAAAAGGTATTTATCAACGCAAATATTCTTGAAGAGGAAGGAGACGAGTGGGCTTTTAATGAAGGGTGCCTAAGTATCCCTAACATTAATGAAGATGTATTTAGACAACCTACCATAACAATTGAATACTACGATGAAAATTTCGTAAAACACACCGATACCTTCGACGGTATAGTTGCTCGTATCATACAGCACGAATACGACCATATTGAAGGGATTTTGTTCACCGATAAACTTTCAGTATTAAAAAAACGTTTGCTAAAAACTAAACTAGCTAATATTTCAAAAGGGAAAATAGACGTATCGTATCGTATGAAATTTCCAAATGCTAAAAAGAAACGTTAA